A segment of the Lujinxingia litoralis genome:
ACGACCTCATCGCTCGCCACGACCTGCAGCCCCACCCCGGAGGCGGCTACTTCAGCGAGACCTGGCGCGCCACCCTCACTCTGCCCCCCGGCACCCTCCCCGACGACGGCACTCCCCGTCAGGCCGGCTCCGCCATCTACTACCTCCTCCGAGCCGACCAGCGCTGCGATCGCCACCGACTCGCCGCAGACGAGCTCTGGTTTCACCTGCTGGGCGACCCGCTCATCCTCTTCCTGGAATCTCCCCGCGGCGACACCCATCAACTCACTCTGGGCCCCACCGCCGATCTCATTTTCCAGGCCCTGGCCCCGGCCAACTACTGGCAGTCCGCCCACCAGGTCCCGGGCCCTGTGGGCTACGCGCTCATGGCCACCGTCGCGGTCCCCGGCTTTGATTTTGACGACTTGGAACTCTCCGCCCGCTGAACAACCTCCCCTCCTTTCACCTCTTAACTCCCAGCTTCCCGCTTCCCGCTCTCCGATCCTCGCTTCCCTTCGTAGGCGACCCCCAAAAATCTCCTACCTTTAGTCGCGCGCCTGGCTGCAGCTGCGCGCCTTCTGCCTGCCGCCTACCTGTGACCTCCGACCAGGATGGACCATGCCCGAGTGGGTTCTCGTACTGGTACTCGCAACGATCACCGCGCTCGCCACGGGGCTCGGGCCGCTGCCGCTGATCTGGGTCGAGAAAGAAAACAAAACCCTGCTGGCGCACGGCACCGCGATCGCCGCCGGCCTGATGCTCTCGGCGAGCTTCAACCTGGTGAACGAAGGCATCGCTACCGGGGTCTGGCGCACCACCGGCGGGCTACTCATCGGTCTTGTCTTCATCTACCTCAGCGATCGCTGGCTTGAGGGGCGAGATATCGAATTTGCCGACCTCCAGGGGGCAGGTGCCACCCAGGCCCTGATCTTTTTGGGCGTCATGACCCTTCATTCCTTCGCCGAGGGCATCAGCGTCGGCGTGGCCTTTGGCGGTGGCCAGACCTTTGGAGTCCTCATCGCCATCGCCATCGCCGTCCACAACATCCCCGAGGGCCTGGCCATCGGCGTGGGCATGGTCCCCCGCGGCATGCCCTGGTGGAAGGCCTCCCTCTGGAGCATCTTCTCCAGCCTCCCCCAGCCCCTCCTCGCGCTCCCGGCCTACCTCTTCGTCGAGACCTTCCGCCCCGCCCTCCCCGTCGGATTGGGCATCGCCGCCGGCGCCATGATCTGGATGGTCGTCGCCGAACTCATCCCCAACGCGCTCCAGGATGGCGAGCGCATGCCCATCGCCGCCACCCTCACCGTGTCGGTCGCGGCGATGACGGCGTTTCAGGCGCTCTTTAGTGGGATGTGAGGCGCAGGCCGAATCCTCTCCCCACCCCACGCTCCCCTCCACGCCCGAAATCCCCACTCCGCCCCGCCCCCCAAAACATCCCGAACGCCCCCCCCCAAAAACACGCCCCATCTTTTTTACCCCCGCCCCCCGCGCCTTTCTTGCTCCCCCGGCCGCCCTCACTACAATGGCCGCTCCTTACGCAAGCTCAGACGCATCGGTGCTTCGATCCGATGCATGTGTTTTCGGGCGACACGCGATCCCGGATCGGCCTCGATCCTCATCGCCACCCGAGGGGGCACGCACCAGGGCGCGAGCTCCCGACCACCCGGACCCCGGTCCCGGGGGCCGGGACTCCCCCTTCCTGCTCCTGCCGGTGAGTTGCCCCCGACCCAGGGTGTCTCTCCCATGATCGATCCGATGTACCCCGGCGTGAGCTGGTTTTTGTGGATCGTCGCCGTGGCCTTCTTTTTAGGCTCGGCGCTCCCCCTTCTTTTGGTCCCCCTGCGCTGGGGCCGGGCCTTTGGCTGGACCCTTCCCGCAGAGGATCGCTTCACGGTGTACCTGGGCCGCTGCCTGGGCGGCGTCGCCGTGGTGCTCTCCCTGGCCACCTTCCGCGCCGCCACTGCCCCGGCCTCCTACCTGGGCACCCTGGAGATTCTTTTGGGGGCGGCCACCGCCCTGCTGGCCGTGCACATCCACGGCGCGCTGAGCGGGGGGCAGCCCTGGCAGGAAAACGCTGAAATCGCCATGTACGCCGGCATCGTCATCCCCGGCCTCTGGCTCTACGCCCAACTCCCGGGAGCCCTACTATGAGCCTCGAACACCCCATCCTCCTCTACCAGTTTCCCCCCGCGCTGGGGCTGCCCATCAGCGAGAGCCCCCCCTGCGCCAAAGTCGAAGCCTACCTGCGCCTGACCCGCACCCCCTATGAGCTGGCCGTGGGCGACACGCGCCGCTCCCCCAACAAGATGGTCCCCTTTGTGCGCTGGCCCCGGGGCCACCTGCAGGCCGAGTCCTCCGAGATCATCGCGGCCCTGGAGCCCCGGGCCGCGCTCAACGCCGACCTCTGCCCCACCCGTCTACTCGCCGGCCAGGAACTCGCCAGGCAGGTCGAAGAGGTGGTCTACGACGCCTGCCTCTACGACCGCTTCGTCGTCGTAGAGGGCTGGCGCTACCAGCGCCCGATCACCCGCGCGCTGATCGCGCACTTTCTCCCGACAGCCCTGTTGACGCCGGCCACCGCCCTGGTGCGCCGCCAGCAGATCCGCCGCGCCCGACGCGGCGTGATGCGCGCCCCGGGCACCGGCTACCGCATCGCCTGCCTCACCATCGCCCGGGTCGAGGCCCTCCTGGCCGACGAGCCCTTTTTGGGCGGCCCGCGCCCCGCCACCGTGGATTGCGCCATCTGGGCCAACCTCATCCACACCGCCGCCACCCCCAACGACTCCCCCACCCGACGCACCCTGCGCGCCTCCTCGCCACTGATGGACTGGCTGCTCCGCATGGGCGAGTCGGCCGGCTGGGACGTGGACCCGGCCACGATCGGGAGGTTTTTGTGAGACTTCGACCGCTCTTCTACGCCCTGGCCCATCCGCTGGTCTACGCGATGGTGCCCCTGAAGACCCTGGCCTTCACCACCCGGTTTACCTTTTTGCGCGGGCTCCTCCTGGAGTTCACCGCCTTTATGGACGTCCTGCTGGTCGGCCTGCTGGTCCAGAACCACGCGCTGC
Coding sequences within it:
- a CDS encoding cupin domain-containing protein, translating into MSHLPTADDLIARHDLQPHPGGGYFSETWRATLTLPPGTLPDDGTPRQAGSAIYYLLRADQRCDRHRLAADELWFHLLGDPLILFLESPRGDTHQLTLGPTADLIFQALAPANYWQSAHQVPGPVGYALMATVAVPGFDFDDLELSAR
- a CDS encoding ZIP family metal transporter produces the protein MPEWVLVLVLATITALATGLGPLPLIWVEKENKTLLAHGTAIAAGLMLSASFNLVNEGIATGVWRTTGGLLIGLVFIYLSDRWLEGRDIEFADLQGAGATQALIFLGVMTLHSFAEGISVGVAFGGGQTFGVLIAIAIAVHNIPEGLAIGVGMVPRGMPWWKASLWSIFSSLPQPLLALPAYLFVETFRPALPVGLGIAAGAMIWMVVAELIPNALQDGERMPIAATLTVSVAAMTAFQALFSGM